The Phormidium sp. PBR-2020 DNA segment GCCACTGAAGATCTCCCTACCCTCATTCCCCAACTCGAAGCACTACTGGAGACTCTCACCCCGTGAACTTGAGGGCAAATAGCCATCCCCTCCTAGGAGTAGGGAGGTTCTCCTACAAGTGTGGTTTCAAACGTGAAACTTCACTCTACATCCCTCGTTCCCGGAGAATCCGCGCCTTCACCAAATCCGGCGTTCCCGGAAAATCCAGTAACCTATCCAATAACTCCGACGACACCCCCCGTTCCTTCGCCACCGCCACCACCAACGCCACTTGATTCGCCGCCGGAAGGGGTGACTGGGAATTCAAGCAATCCTCAACCACCAACCGCCTGAGAAAATCCGGGTCATATTTCCCCAACTGCACCAATAACCCTGTCATCATCGTGCGATCCACTTTCCGCTTAATATCCACCCCCTGAAACAAACGCCGTGTCCGCACCTGCAACGGCAACACCCACGACGATTGTTCCTGCATCGCCAAACGATGGAGGGCCAAAAACGCCGCACCGGCTACCGGATTCAGCAAAGCCGGTATCTCCACCAAGCGATCAACCTTCTCCCAAACCGCCTCAGCCACCGCCAACGCCACCGTCTCACCCCGCTGCTGCACCTGATAGACTAGAGTTTCGAGCAACTGAAACAGAACCTGATAGACTTCCGGCCGCTCCTCATCCCGCACACAGCGAACCAGTTCCAACACCTCCTCCTGAGTGCCATCGCCGGCCCTAAGCCCCTCAACCGCTGCCGCCAGTAGATTCTGCCGCACCCCCACCAGGGGCGACGCTAAGCCTGACGCCACCGACAAGAGGGCAATTCCTCGCTGTTCCGCCACCGCCAACACCGCCCAAGATGCCGTCAAGGCCACCTCTCGGGATGGGTCTTCACAAGCAGCCAACAGGCGCTGTAACGCCCCCTCGTCCCCAGCCTCGGGTCCCTCCTCAGCTAAAGCGCGATCGCCCTTCACCCGCAACAGACGCGCCTCTTTTAACTGCAACTGCCCTAACCAGGGTCTCACCGCCTCCGGCACAATCTCCAGCTTCTTCAACACGCGCCTGAGCAACTTCTCCGGTAACGTCGGCAGCACCCCCATCAATAGCTGTCCCCAGCGATCGCCCAAACTCCTCGTCTCCCCAATCAGGCGATCGCAGGCCGGAATCAACTCAAAGGGGCGATCGCCCAAGCGTGGCGCAATCCATACCAACATCAGCAACTTCACCCCAGCATGACAACCGGTCAGTTGCGCCAAAAGTCCCGCCACACTGGACAACCGACTCTCCTGGATATCCGCCACCGTCCACTGGCGCATCGCCGCCGCCACTGCCTCCCCACCCCCGAACTCAATGGCATACTCCAACGCCAAAATGGCCCGTCGAGGATTGCCCCGTTCGGCAAACACCAACCCCAGCAATTCCTGCAACCGCGCCCCATCTGCCACAGAAGCCTTCCCCAGCGCCCCCGCCACCGACTCCATCCAGCGTTCAGGAATCGCCGCCGCCAACACATCCCGCCAACTGCTTCCGAAAGGTGTATCCCCCTGCTGAAACAGGGCCGGAAAGGTCAAGATGAACAGATTTAACGCCGCCTCCCGTTCCTCAAAAGAATTGCTTGGTGGTTGCGCCGTCGCCATCACCATAAACGCCACCCGAGCCGTATCGGGGGTTTCAGGAAGAGCGTATAATTCCCAGACACGACTACGCCCGCTCGAACCGACCTCGAAGTACCAGCGCCGCAACACCGCCAAACTCTCATCATCGAGTCGGCCATATCCCTGCTGGCGTACTCCCATGACAAAGGCACTGAGGAACTGTCCAAAGAGGTTCAAGCGGGCATTTTCATTGTCCTGAAACTGGGTTTGAATGGCGCAAAAGAGGCGATCGAGCTGTTCCCCTTGCTGTTCCCCTAGCCTCAGCCACCAAAAACTACAAAGTTCTACGGCTTTGTTGGCAAACGCCGTTTCCACATTCTCCAGAACGCTCAACACCAAGCGCCAGGCCACCTCAGCTCGTTCAACAGGTGCGGAATTGGCGACCACCAGCAAGGTCTCGCGATAGGTTCCATCTTGGGTTTTTGCCCAGTCGGATAAACTCGCAAGGACGCTGCTGGTTTCGGGTTCTTGACGGGCGATCGCCGCCAGGGCCAAAGCCCGAAACGACAGCAGTTCCGCCCGAGGCAGCAGCGCACTGAGACGCTGAAACTCCCCAAAGGAGACCAGAACCAGCAATTGGCGAAAAATTGTCCAGAGATAGTAGGGAAGCCGATCCTGCGCCGCTATGCGAGCGATCGCCCCTTGTTTTTCCCCCTCCCCTTCCGCCGTCTGCGTCAGCCAGCGGGCGATCGCATACTCTAAAAAGGTTTGGTGAAAAAAGGCAATACGTCCGTTACCGATATCCTTGAGAACACCATCACTACGAAGGGCGCGATAGGCGTTCTCCCTCGTCTCCTCCAACTCAAGATCCGTATCGTAGAGAAAATCCCGTAGGCGATCGCGGGACTGGCGATAAAGCTGTCCCGCCAAATTCAAACACAGCTTGACTTTGAGGCGACCAAGCTGGGGTTCATGGTGGCGCGATCGGGCGATGCGCCAAGTCCAATAGGTTTCGTAGAGTTGACTGACCGTTAAATCCTCGGGAACCCGCCCTAAGTCGGCAAACAAATCGCAGCATAGGGCTAACATTAAGGGATTACTGACAATTTCCCGCAGAGAGGCGAGATCGGCGGACAAGGCCAGCAGATTTTCAGCAAACGCCTCTCGCCGTTCTAGGGGTTCGTAACCCGTTTGAGTCTCCAAGAAGGATCTCGTAATCTTTGATTCAACGTTGAGATGAATCGCGGCAACAACTGTAGTATAATAGGGAGACACTTCAAGGTAAGTAGGCAGCGTAAAAACTTTGCCATTAAGATGGTATCGTGCGTCAACCCGTCTAACGACTTGGTAGCTTATGAGGACTTGAAAGTGTCACACCTAGTAGGAATTATATATTCCGCTAAAAAGTAAGTACCGTAGGGCATACGGGAATTCACGCCTGATGGAGATATCGACCTCTGCCTTGGTGGGGAAACTCCTCAAGGTAAGCCGAGTCGTAGAAAGAGGAAACCCCATCAGTGATGGTGGGAATCCCACGCTATATTCTTTGAATTAGCGTGGGAGGATGTCAACCAGTCCGGGCGATATTGTGGGCGATTGTCTGCCGAAGGACTCCCGGATATTGAGCGCCTCGTGGCCCAGGTCGAGCGATCGCGCGATCGTCAATTCGTCCTCAAACAAGCCCAGCAAATCGTGTCCGGGAAACTCCACAACTGTCGTATCTTGCTGCAACGGTTGAATCGGTCTCGTAGCGATGCCGAAATTCGCGTCTGTATCGCGCAACTGAAGGACTGGGGCGATCGCGCCTTGGAATCCCCCACCCTCGACGGCCTACTCGGTTGCGAGGGCCAGGGAACTCGCGTCTATTTCCAGGGACTAGGACGCTGTATCCGGCCACCCTTCACCTTCTCTGGCCGCAGCCGCCGTCCCCCCACGGACCCGGTGAATGCCTTACTGAGTCTGGGCTACACACTTCTCTATCAAACCGTCTTTTCTCTGGTTCGGGCCGTGGGCCTACATCCCCATTTTGGCAACCTCCATGTTCCCAGTTCCCGCTACGCCAGTTTGGTGTCGGACTTGGTGGAGGAATTTCGCGCCCCTTTGGTGGATTCGGTGGTGCTGTCTCTGGTGAATCGAGGGGGATTGCAACCCGATGACTTTTTCCCGGCTGATGTGCGGGGTGCGGTGTATCTTCGTCCGGCGGGGTTGAAGCGTTTTTTGACGGCTTGGCAACAGCGGTTACAAACGTCGGTGACTCATCCCCAGGTTGGTGAGCCGGTTTTGTATGTGCGGGCGATCGAGGTTCAGGTATGGGACTATGTGGCTTGTTTGGTGGGGGAGCGATCGCTATACTGTCCGTTTCGCTGGAAGGCTTGAGGGTTAAAATTAAGGGAAGTGGTATTGACGGAGTAGGCGATTTTGGCTCTGAGATTAGCTAAGGTGATGTTTTATCCTCAATTGATAAGCGTCCACGGGGGTCAGGCGATGGCTGAAACCCCTATTCTGTCGTGGAGTGCCACATATTTCTTACTGCATCTGG contains these protein-coding regions:
- the cas1 gene encoding CRISPR-associated endonuclease Cas1, with protein sequence MSAEGLPDIERLVAQVERSRDRQFVLKQAQQIVSGKLHNCRILLQRLNRSRSDAEIRVCIAQLKDWGDRALESPTLDGLLGCEGQGTRVYFQGLGRCIRPPFTFSGRSRRPPTDPVNALLSLGYTLLYQTVFSLVRAVGLHPHFGNLHVPSSRYASLVSDLVEEFRAPLVDSVVLSLVNRGGLQPDDFFPADVRGAVYLRPAGLKRFLTAWQQRLQTSVTHPQVGEPVLYVRAIEVQVWDYVACLVGERSLYCPFRWKA